One genomic segment of Virgibacillus doumboii includes these proteins:
- a CDS encoding AzlC family ABC transporter permease → MDAQTLNKNNSSQSIQMIRKGIAVGFPIMVGYLPIAITYGVLAKQAGMSLTELTLMSVMVFAGASQFMGANMIAVGAGAVEIIVATFVLNFRHFVMSLSFMNRLRGIGLNWKIPLSLGLTDETFAVSSLHTKEAKMEKGALFYTALILTAYFSWVMGSLLGGVLGEVIPEQLSQSMGIALYAMFIGLLVPSVKKELRVGLIAVIAMLVNVIFSQFMSQGWAIVFGTVLGGLSGVFLLKEDQS, encoded by the coding sequence ATGGATGCACAAACACTAAATAAAAACAATTCATCACAATCAATTCAAATGATCCGCAAAGGCATAGCGGTAGGGTTTCCAATAATGGTCGGATACCTGCCGATTGCCATTACCTATGGTGTGCTGGCAAAGCAGGCTGGGATGTCGCTGACTGAACTCACATTAATGAGTGTGATGGTATTTGCGGGCGCGAGCCAGTTTATGGGAGCGAATATGATTGCTGTAGGTGCCGGTGCAGTAGAGATTATTGTGGCAACTTTTGTCCTTAATTTTCGTCATTTTGTTATGAGCTTATCCTTTATGAATCGTTTAAGGGGTATTGGACTAAACTGGAAAATTCCTTTATCATTAGGGTTAACGGATGAAACGTTTGCAGTATCATCCTTACATACAAAAGAAGCAAAAATGGAAAAAGGTGCACTGTTTTATACAGCGTTGATATTAACTGCTTATTTTTCATGGGTGATGGGTTCACTATTAGGTGGAGTTCTGGGAGAAGTTATACCTGAGCAGCTGAGCCAGAGCATGGGGATTGCTCTGTATGCCATGTTTATTGGTCTCCTTGTCCCATCAGTTAAAAAAGAATTACGTGTTGGCTTAATTGCTGTAATTGCAATGCTGGTAAATGTAATCTTTAGTCAGTTTATGAGTCAGGGATGGGCAATCGTCTTTGGTACTGTACTTGGCGGTTTAAGCGGAGTATTTTTACTGAAGGAGGATCAGTCATGA
- a CDS encoding MFS transporter, producing MKKKTVFSWMLYDFGNSAFATTIMAAVLPVFYYDVAAVGVDQSLADSYWGYSQSIAALLVAIMAPILGAISDFSAAKKKFLQFFAYMGIIASILLAFVGEGDYIFASILLIIGTVGFSSANIFYDAFLPEIADEDEIDKVSSYGFAFGYIGGGILLAINILMILKYSWFGMPNAAVASQVSFASVGVWWFIFSIPLLKNIREEKKVATKRDRSYIAIGFSRVGNTFKDIKQYKHLLIFLLAFWMYNDGISTIIKMATIYGRDIGIDSNSLIAALLITQFVGIPCTFFFGWLAKKITAKKALYITLYVYLCIVILGYFMSSALHFYLLAICVGLVQGGAQSLSRSIFGRMVPANKHAEFFGFYGISSKFAAIFGPFLFALVGQLTGSSRLGIVSLVFFFIVGIVLLRFVNIEQGALEAKRQTASDDGV from the coding sequence TTGAAAAAGAAAACGGTATTCAGTTGGATGTTGTATGACTTCGGTAATTCAGCTTTTGCAACTACCATCATGGCGGCAGTGCTTCCAGTGTTTTACTATGATGTTGCTGCAGTCGGAGTAGATCAGTCACTTGCAGATAGCTATTGGGGATATTCACAGTCAATTGCCGCATTGCTTGTAGCAATAATGGCACCTATACTCGGAGCAATCAGTGATTTTTCCGCAGCAAAGAAGAAATTCCTTCAGTTTTTTGCCTACATGGGGATTATTGCAAGTATTTTGCTTGCTTTTGTTGGCGAAGGTGATTACATATTTGCATCAATCTTATTAATAATAGGTACTGTCGGATTTTCAAGTGCTAATATCTTCTATGATGCTTTTTTGCCGGAAATTGCCGATGAAGATGAAATTGATAAGGTTTCTTCGTATGGTTTTGCATTTGGATATATTGGCGGTGGTATCTTATTAGCAATAAATATATTGATGATATTAAAATATTCATGGTTTGGAATGCCGAATGCAGCAGTAGCCAGTCAGGTATCCTTTGCTTCTGTTGGTGTATGGTGGTTTATCTTTTCCATCCCACTTTTGAAAAATATCCGGGAAGAAAAGAAAGTGGCAACGAAACGGGATCGTTCCTATATAGCAATCGGATTTTCGAGGGTAGGAAACACATTTAAAGATATCAAGCAATATAAGCATTTATTAATTTTCCTATTAGCTTTCTGGATGTACAATGATGGAATCTCAACGATTATTAAAATGGCGACCATTTACGGGAGAGACATCGGAATTGATTCAAATTCCTTAATCGCGGCATTATTAATTACTCAATTTGTCGGTATTCCTTGTACGTTCTTCTTTGGATGGCTGGCTAAAAAAATCACAGCAAAAAAAGCACTTTATATTACGTTATACGTTTACCTCTGTATTGTAATTTTAGGATATTTCATGTCCTCAGCCCTGCATTTCTACTTGCTGGCAATATGTGTTGGTTTAGTTCAAGGCGGGGCACAATCCCTCAGCAGATCGATATTCGGACGTATGGTTCCTGCTAATAAACATGCAGAGTTCTTTGGTTTCTACGGAATATCATCAAAATTCGCTGCAATCTTTGGTCCATTTTTGTTTGCGTTAGTTGGACAGTTGACCGGATCAAGCAGACTCGGAATTGTTTCATTGGTATTCTTCTTTATCGTCGGGATTGTCTTACTAAGGTTTGTCAATATTGAACAAGGAGCCCTTGAGGCAAAACGGCAAACTGCATCAGATGACGGAGTATAG
- a CDS encoding IDEAL domain-containing protein: MKKQKMIYRYSRYEGKTLHAKREVSYELKLSSRLLLDELCFNWNKEKLETAINSSIESGNKEKFLQLSEEYRHYIWE, encoded by the coding sequence ATGAAAAAACAGAAAATGATTTATCGGTATTCTCGGTATGAAGGCAAAACACTTCATGCCAAACGGGAAGTATCCTACGAGTTGAAGCTGTCATCACGGTTGCTGCTGGATGAATTATGCTTTAACTGGAATAAGGAGAAACTTGAAACAGCGATAAACAGCTCCATTGAGTCAGGAAATAAAGAAAAGTTTTTACAATTAAGTGAGGAATACAGACATTATATTTGGGAGTAA
- a CDS encoding MFS transporter, translating into MERQEKSSKMDSQEKRLAIVSLASIPLIMTLGNSMLIPILPVMEKELDISKLQSSYIITMYSIVAIFFIPFAGFLSDRFGRKKVIVPSLIITGLGGFIAGWASGSMDDPFLVILIGRILQGIGASGAAPIVLPLVGDMFRNDKEASTTLGIIETSNTTGKVLSPILGAVLAAFIWYLPFYSIPVFCLISVLMVSFLIKNKGEEEEHRSFREYIGLAKDVFKEHGKWLVAVFIIGAILMFILFGFLFYLSSILEDKYDYKGVWKGVLLAIPLLALSVASFIAGKKIKDHLKVMKWVTFIGITLSGCSVAVIPFTDHPVYLLSIFLVCGVGIGMSLPCLDALITESLEKDVRGIITSIYSAMRFIGVAAGPPVIAILMKGNISWMASLLAIFALGAGLLAYQNIKP; encoded by the coding sequence ATGGAACGTCAAGAAAAATCATCAAAGATGGATTCACAGGAAAAACGCCTGGCTATTGTATCATTGGCTTCTATTCCATTGATAATGACTTTGGGAAACTCAATGCTGATTCCGATTTTACCTGTGATGGAAAAGGAACTTGACATCTCGAAGCTGCAATCAAGTTATATTATAACGATGTACTCGATCGTGGCAATTTTTTTTATTCCTTTTGCAGGGTTTCTATCCGATCGGTTTGGAAGAAAAAAGGTAATTGTTCCATCTTTGATTATTACCGGATTGGGTGGATTTATTGCAGGATGGGCATCAGGAAGTATGGATGATCCATTTCTGGTCATATTGATCGGAAGAATACTTCAGGGGATCGGGGCATCAGGCGCTGCTCCAATCGTTTTGCCTTTAGTCGGTGATATGTTCCGGAATGATAAAGAAGCAAGTACAACGCTTGGAATTATTGAAACTTCAAATACAACCGGAAAAGTATTAAGTCCAATTTTAGGTGCTGTTCTTGCTGCGTTTATATGGTATCTGCCGTTTTATTCCATCCCGGTATTTTGTTTGATTTCAGTACTGATGGTCAGCTTTCTTATAAAAAATAAAGGGGAGGAAGAGGAACACAGAAGTTTTCGTGAATATATTGGACTTGCTAAAGATGTATTCAAAGAACATGGAAAATGGCTGGTTGCTGTTTTTATAATCGGTGCCATTTTAATGTTTATTTTATTTGGCTTTTTATTTTACCTTTCCAGTATTCTGGAAGATAAATATGATTATAAAGGTGTCTGGAAAGGAGTATTACTTGCTATCCCCTTACTCGCATTATCAGTTGCTTCTTTTATAGCGGGAAAAAAAATAAAAGATCATCTGAAAGTCATGAAGTGGGTAACATTCATTGGAATCACACTCTCCGGATGTTCGGTTGCCGTAATACCGTTTACGGATCACCCGGTTTACCTGCTTTCCATTTTCCTTGTTTGCGGCGTCGGAATAGGGATGTCACTGCCTTGTCTGGATGCACTAATTACGGAGAGCCTGGAAAAGGACGTACGGGGCATCATTACCTCAATCTATAGTGCCATGCGGTTCATTGGAGTTGCAGCCGGTCCGCCGGTAATTGCTATTTTGATGAAAGGTAATATCAGCTGGATGGCAAGTCTCTTAGCTATTTTCGCCTTGGGGGCGGGATTATTGGCATATCAGAATATAAAACCATAA
- a CDS encoding ABC transporter ATP-binding protein, translating to MAELRLEKVQKSYDKKVVAVDDFNLDIKDKEFIVFVGPSGCGKSTTLRMIAGLEEITGGELYIDDKKMNDIAPKDRDIAMVFQNYALYPHMNVYDNMAFGLKLRKFKKDEIDKRVKNAANILGLEAYLDRKPKALSGGQRQRVALGRAIVRDAKVFLMDEPLSNLDAKLRVQMRAEIQKLHQRLQTTTIYVTHDQTEAMTMATRLVVMKDGIIQQVGAPKEVYDEPENVFVGGFIGSPSMNFVTGTLKDGNFVTGDTKIKIPEGKMKVLREQGYVDKNIVLGIRPEDIHDEPVFIDSTPDTKIAANIEVAELMGAESYLYSKVEDQDFVARVDSRSDITGGEQIDLAFDMNKAHFFDGETEQRIK from the coding sequence GTTTTCGTCGGGCCATCAGGCTGCGGAAAATCCACTACTTTACGGATGATCGCCGGTTTGGAGGAAATTACTGGCGGGGAACTTTATATTGATGACAAGAAAATGAATGATATTGCACCAAAAGACCGTGACATTGCGATGGTTTTCCAAAATTACGCATTGTACCCACACATGAATGTTTACGATAACATGGCATTCGGACTAAAACTTCGTAAATTTAAAAAAGATGAAATTGATAAGCGCGTAAAAAACGCGGCCAATATTTTAGGTCTTGAAGCATATTTGGATCGTAAACCAAAAGCATTGTCAGGCGGGCAGCGTCAGCGTGTAGCATTGGGTCGGGCAATAGTCCGTGATGCAAAAGTGTTCTTAATGGATGAGCCATTATCCAACCTGGATGCAAAATTACGTGTTCAAATGCGTGCAGAAATTCAAAAACTTCATCAGCGCCTTCAAACAACTACGATTTATGTTACACACGACCAAACAGAAGCAATGACAATGGCGACACGTCTGGTTGTTATGAAAGATGGAATTATCCAGCAGGTGGGTGCACCCAAGGAAGTTTATGACGAACCGGAAAATGTATTCGTTGGTGGTTTTATTGGGTCACCGTCTATGAACTTTGTTACTGGAACATTGAAGGATGGAAATTTTGTAACGGGAGATACGAAGATAAAAATTCCTGAAGGCAAAATGAAAGTTTTACGTGAACAAGGATATGTGGATAAGAACATTGTACTGGGCATTCGCCCGGAAGATATTCATGATGAACCTGTATTTATTGATTCAACACCGGATACAAAGATTGCAGCAAATATTGAAGTTGCAGAATTAATGGGAGCCGAATCATATCTTTATTCCAAAGTGGAGGATCAGGACTTTGTCGCACGGGTTGACTCACGTTCAGACATTACCGGCGGCGAACAAATTGATTTAGCCTTTGACATGAACAAGGCACATTTCTTTGATGGGGAGACAGAACAACGAATAAAATAA
- a CDS encoding methyl-accepting chemotaxis protein: MENGKQLIAHRQNAILFYILLFSLILGVGAELVVGAPKENLIALGVGGGVSVILIGIFHYKRILTKVVPFLAIIALTAVAFSIIVSSDYVTNMLFTFYVLAVAAISLSLSVLITGGFLGLSLLTFFVVEKGAVIGFDARATAITIVFFILVFAVLVIQVRVARKLLTDSQNALADSEHHSENQRKQAEVVQASASNVKSQMNIIEQDSNLNSSSMQEMRQAFQEITHASQSQAESATTISTTIEQTGEKLSKMIQSFSKSTADGEELRDLSMEGQKSMDNLSETMNGFHKSFDQLDQNMNNLVHKMQENNSFTEKIQEIAEQTNLLALNASIEAARAGESGKGFAVVAGEVRKLAEVSQKTAEQISQNLQAIEDDAEQALKEVDNNKGQLQKSTVNVQETKANFEKITEQLINFIRYLGYLAKQANDIEASSETIDSSVDQLASLIEETTATIQQLEAMVDEQVDRMTNLVSAIEETNQVAATLEKA, translated from the coding sequence ATGGAAAATGGTAAGCAGCTGATCGCACATCGGCAAAATGCAATATTGTTTTATATTTTATTGTTTTCATTGATTTTAGGAGTTGGCGCTGAACTCGTTGTCGGGGCACCAAAGGAAAACCTTATCGCATTGGGGGTTGGCGGTGGAGTCAGTGTTATATTGATCGGCATTTTTCATTACAAACGAATATTGACCAAAGTAGTACCTTTTTTAGCAATAATAGCTTTAACCGCTGTTGCATTCAGTATTATCGTAAGTTCTGATTATGTGACGAATATGCTGTTTACTTTTTATGTGTTGGCGGTTGCGGCAATTTCATTGTCACTTTCTGTATTGATTACAGGAGGTTTTTTAGGTCTGTCGCTTTTGACCTTTTTTGTTGTAGAAAAAGGGGCGGTTATCGGATTTGACGCAAGGGCAACTGCGATAACAATTGTATTTTTTATCCTTGTTTTTGCAGTGTTGGTCATTCAGGTTAGAGTAGCACGAAAATTATTAACTGATTCCCAAAACGCACTTGCTGACAGTGAACACCATTCGGAAAATCAAAGAAAACAGGCGGAAGTGGTACAGGCCAGTGCATCGAATGTTAAGTCACAGATGAACATTATTGAACAGGACAGTAATTTAAATTCCAGTTCCATGCAGGAGATGCGCCAGGCATTTCAGGAAATAACACATGCAAGCCAGTCACAGGCTGAATCAGCAACAACTATATCAACAACAATTGAACAAACCGGGGAAAAATTATCAAAAATGATTCAATCGTTTTCCAAAAGTACTGCGGACGGAGAAGAATTAAGAGATTTATCAATGGAAGGGCAGAAGTCCATGGATAATCTGTCTGAAACGATGAATGGATTTCATAAATCTTTCGATCAGCTCGATCAAAATATGAATAACCTTGTACATAAAATGCAGGAAAATAATAGTTTTACGGAAAAAATTCAGGAAATTGCCGAACAAACGAATTTGCTTGCTTTGAACGCTAGTATAGAAGCAGCAAGAGCGGGAGAATCCGGCAAAGGGTTTGCTGTTGTTGCTGGAGAGGTTCGAAAGCTGGCAGAGGTATCCCAGAAAACAGCAGAACAAATCAGCCAGAACCTGCAAGCAATTGAAGACGATGCAGAACAGGCATTGAAAGAAGTGGATAATAACAAAGGTCAGCTGCAAAAGAGTACAGTGAATGTTCAGGAAACGAAAGCCAATTTTGAAAAAATCACCGAACAGCTTATCAACTTTATAAGGTATTTGGGTTATTTGGCAAAACAGGCTAATGATATTGAGGCATCTTCGGAAACAATCGATAGTTCAGTTGATCAGCTTGCTTCATTAATTGAAGAAACGACAGCAACCATTCAGCAATTGGAGGCAATGGTTGATGAACAGGTGGATCGGATGACAAATCTGGTGTCTGCTATTGAGGAAACAAACCAGGTGGCAGCAACATTGGAAAAGGCTTAA
- a CDS encoding GNAT family N-acetyltransferase has translation MFTIRKAVYEDAASIADIHVNSWKSTYSELLDEKDISNMTYENRKTLWETVLRIQKKDQSTLVIENDTKIVGFVSGGPERTKRFDYDSEIYTIYLLDEFQRMGLGARLLKAFCEEMRELGFQSVLVWVLKQNPSSRFYERYDAEPVGEEATTIGEGTYQETAYGWENIDELLKRL, from the coding sequence ATGTTTACAATCCGAAAAGCTGTTTATGAGGATGCTGCATCCATCGCAGACATTCATGTAAACAGCTGGAAAAGTACATATTCCGAATTGCTTGATGAAAAAGATATTTCCAACATGACATATGAAAATCGCAAAACTTTGTGGGAAACTGTATTGCGTATTCAGAAAAAAGATCAGAGCACATTGGTCATCGAAAATGATACTAAGATTGTTGGCTTTGTTTCCGGCGGGCCGGAGCGGACGAAGCGGTTTGATTACGACAGTGAAATTTATACGATTTACTTATTGGATGAATTTCAACGGATGGGGTTGGGAGCCAGACTTCTTAAGGCATTCTGCGAGGAAATGAGGGAGTTGGGTTTCCAGTCTGTTCTCGTTTGGGTACTGAAACAAAACCCATCAAGCCGTTTTTATGAACGCTATGATGCAGAACCGGTTGGTGAAGAAGCGACAACCATAGGAGAAGGCACGTATCAGGAAACTGCATACGGCTGGGAAAACATCGATGAACTGCTGAAAAGACTATAG
- a CDS encoding alpha/beta-type small acid-soluble spore protein has protein sequence MANNNSGNSNQLVVPGAQQALDQMKIEIASEFGVNLGADTTSRANGSVGGEITKRLVQSAQQQFGGQPK, from the coding sequence ATGGCTAATAACAACTCAGGCAACTCAAACCAATTAGTAGTTCCTGGTGCACAACAAGCATTGGATCAAATGAAAATTGAAATTGCATCAGAATTTGGTGTTAACCTTGGCGCTGACACTACTTCCCGTGCAAACGGCTCTGTCGGTGGTGAAATCACGAAGCGTCTTGTACAATCTGCACAACAGCAGTTTGGTGGACAACCTAAATAA
- a CDS encoding zinc dependent phospholipase C family protein, whose product MPYIWTHMLFCEDVVDTVKNPYSLTEHEAYMNLGAQGPDPFFYYNFWPWIKEEPVHDIGMLLHTKHCGPFLMDLIEAAKGMDKHIQAYVFGFVTHHILDRNAHPYIHYRAGYEGSNHQKLEVLIDTLMMKKYHNLKTWKVPVYKEINVGYTLDKEIAGLLNKTINKHFPEVKRNSLSYIQKAYRDMKLALKLLSDPYGWKNVVLKPLISSYSHQPIKNDVDYLNVENTVWHHPATNEPSSQSFIDLYDQGRTEGIEIMTEVLTYWQSRDETSRKRLTELIGNISYDTGKPLELNLENKYSEPIV is encoded by the coding sequence ATGCCATACATTTGGACACATATGCTTTTTTGTGAAGATGTTGTGGATACAGTCAAAAATCCTTATTCACTTACAGAGCATGAAGCGTATATGAATCTGGGTGCACAGGGTCCTGATCCCTTTTTTTACTATAATTTCTGGCCGTGGATAAAAGAAGAACCGGTACATGACATTGGAATGCTTTTGCATACGAAGCATTGCGGACCTTTTCTAATGGACTTGATTGAAGCCGCAAAAGGGATGGATAAGCATATACAGGCATATGTATTCGGATTTGTTACACATCACATACTTGACCGCAATGCACATCCATATATTCATTACCGGGCAGGCTATGAAGGAAGCAACCATCAAAAACTCGAGGTACTTATCGATACATTGATGATGAAAAAATACCATAACTTAAAAACATGGAAGGTACCGGTATACAAAGAAATTAACGTAGGTTACACACTGGACAAAGAGATTGCCGGTTTACTTAATAAAACAATTAACAAACATTTTCCGGAAGTCAAACGGAACTCTCTTTCATATATTCAAAAAGCATATCGGGATATGAAGTTAGCATTAAAACTTTTGTCTGACCCATATGGTTGGAAAAATGTTGTCTTAAAACCGCTGATTTCATCATATTCCCACCAGCCGATTAAAAATGATGTGGATTATTTAAACGTGGAAAATACAGTCTGGCATCATCCGGCTACAAATGAACCATCATCCCAAAGCTTTATTGATTTATATGATCAGGGGAGAACAGAGGGTATTGAGATTATGACTGAAGTACTAACGTATTGGCAATCCCGGGATGAAACCTCCAGGAAAAGACTTACTGAACTTATTGGAAATATCTCATATGATACCGGTAAACCACTCGAATTAAACCTGGAAAATAAATACAGCGAGCCAATTGTTTAA
- a CDS encoding cation diffusion facilitator family transporter → MMHADNLKKGEKGAWISIGAYLILSITKLIVAYAGNSEALRADGLNNSTDVVASVAVLIGLKISRKPPDEDHHYGHYRAETIASLFAAFIMMTVGIQVIIDTFGKLFAGEQASPDLLTAWTALGAAIVMFIVYRYNLSLSRKVKSSALYAAAQDNRSDAFVSIGAFTGIIGAQLGLFWLDPLAGLAVGFIICKTAWDIFKDSTHTLTDGFDEKQIGKIKSSIAKVPEVKEVVDVKGRIHGNQAFIDVTILVNPHLNVKESHAITEKIETLLEKKHDIPYAHIHIEPYQD, encoded by the coding sequence ATGATGCATGCTGACAATTTAAAAAAAGGTGAAAAAGGGGCCTGGATCAGTATCGGTGCCTACCTTATATTATCTATCACAAAGCTGATCGTCGCCTATGCCGGTAATTCTGAAGCATTACGGGCGGATGGATTAAATAATTCAACAGACGTGGTAGCCTCTGTTGCTGTATTAATAGGATTGAAAATATCACGAAAACCACCTGACGAAGACCATCATTACGGACATTACCGCGCTGAAACCATTGCCTCTCTTTTTGCCGCTTTTATAATGATGACTGTTGGAATACAAGTAATCATTGATACATTCGGTAAATTATTTGCAGGTGAACAGGCCAGTCCTGATCTGCTGACTGCCTGGACTGCTTTAGGGGCAGCGATTGTTATGTTTATCGTTTACCGGTATAATCTCTCATTGTCAAGGAAAGTAAAAAGCAGTGCACTGTATGCAGCTGCCCAGGATAATCGTTCAGATGCGTTTGTAAGTATTGGTGCATTTACGGGGATTATAGGTGCCCAGCTGGGACTTTTCTGGCTTGATCCGCTGGCTGGATTGGCGGTAGGATTTATTATTTGTAAAACCGCATGGGATATTTTTAAAGATTCCACGCATACATTGACAGATGGTTTTGATGAGAAGCAAATTGGAAAGATCAAATCAAGTATTGCAAAAGTGCCAGAGGTAAAAGAAGTAGTGGATGTTAAGGGACGAATACATGGTAATCAGGCTTTTATTGATGTTACTATTCTTGTCAATCCGCATTTAAACGTAAAAGAAAGTCACGCGATTACCGAAAAAATTGAAACACTTCTCGAAAAAAAGCATGACATCCCATACGCCCATATTCACATAGAACCATACCAAGATTGA
- the fumC gene encoding class II fumarate hydratase has translation MEYRVEKDTLGEINVPVDKYWGAQTQRSKQNFPIGDEKMPVEITKAFAILKKSAAKANSELGLMDKKKAEAIGYAADLVIDGKLNDHFPLVVWQTGSGTQSNMNVNEVIAYVGNEWLKGQGSDLTLHPNDDVNKSQSSNDTFPTAMHIASVLKLEDKVLPAIKTLKDTIKEKSDKFQDIVKIGRTHLQDATPLTLGQEVSGWHRMLEKSETMVTESLHHLKELAIGGTAVGTGLNAHPDFSETVCKAINEVTGKNFISAPNKFHALTSHDETVYAHGALKGLAADLMKIANDVRWLASGPRCGIGEITIPANEPGSSIMPGKVNPTQPEAITMVATQVMGNDATIGFAASQGNFELNVFKPVIAHNFLQSCQILADSMLSFDERCVKGIEPDHEQIEKYLNDSLMLVTALNPHIGYENAAKIAKKAFADNSTLKETAVELGLLTAEEFDQYVNPQEMTYPK, from the coding sequence ATGGAATATCGGGTAGAAAAGGATACATTAGGAGAAATTAATGTACCAGTTGATAAATATTGGGGAGCACAAACCCAGCGAAGCAAACAAAATTTCCCAATCGGTGACGAAAAAATGCCTGTTGAAATTACGAAGGCATTTGCTATTTTGAAAAAAAGTGCAGCAAAAGCAAATAGTGAATTGGGCCTGATGGACAAGAAAAAGGCAGAAGCGATCGGTTATGCAGCAGATCTGGTTATCGACGGAAAGCTTAATGACCATTTTCCATTGGTTGTATGGCAAACAGGCAGTGGTACGCAATCAAATATGAACGTAAATGAAGTCATTGCTTATGTAGGTAATGAATGGCTGAAAGGACAGGGCAGTGATTTAACACTCCATCCAAACGATGACGTCAATAAATCACAAAGTTCCAATGATACATTCCCGACTGCAATGCATATTGCGTCCGTATTAAAACTTGAGGATAAGGTTCTGCCGGCGATAAAAACGCTGAAAGATACAATAAAAGAGAAATCGGACAAGTTTCAGGATATCGTAAAAATCGGCCGTACCCACCTGCAGGATGCTACACCATTAACATTGGGACAAGAAGTGAGCGGCTGGCACCGTATGCTTGAAAAGTCCGAAACAATGGTAACGGAAAGCTTACATCATCTAAAAGAGCTTGCAATTGGCGGGACAGCTGTTGGAACAGGATTAAATGCACATCCTGACTTTTCTGAAACTGTATGTAAAGCAATTAATGAAGTGACAGGCAAGAATTTTATTTCAGCACCAAATAAATTTCATGCACTGACAAGTCATGATGAAACAGTATATGCACATGGCGCATTAAAAGGACTGGCAGCAGATTTGATGAAAATTGCAAATGATGTGCGCTGGCTGGCAAGTGGACCACGCTGTGGAATAGGTGAAATCACCATCCCGGCAAATGAACCGGGCAGCTCCATTATGCCGGGTAAAGTCAATCCAACACAACCCGAAGCAATTACAATGGTGGCAACTCAAGTAATGGGAAATGATGCAACAATTGGATTTGCTGCGAGTCAGGGTAATTTTGAACTGAATGTGTTTAAACCTGTAATTGCACATAACTTCCTGCAGTCATGTCAAATTCTTGCTGACAGCATGCTGTCTTTTGATGAGCGTTGTGTAAAAGGAATTGAACCGGATCATGAACAAATTGAAAAATATTTAAATGATTCGTTAATGCTTGTAACAGCATTGAATCCGCATATCGGCTATGAAAATGCAGCTAAAATTGCTAAAAAAGCTTTTGCGGATAACTCGACGTTAAAAGAAACCGCAGTAGAACTTGGATTGCTGACGGCGGAAGAATTCGATCAATATGTTAATCCACAAGAAATGACATACCCTAAATAA
- a CDS encoding AzlD domain-containing protein, producing the protein MIIVIIIGMALVTMIPRAIPAFIVDKLQFRDWVNRWLNAIPFAALGALIFPGILSVKADQPHIGLIGGAVAIVLAYLGLNVILVVIGAIVTVFLFTL; encoded by the coding sequence ATGATAATTGTGATTATAATTGGTATGGCACTCGTGACAATGATCCCAAGAGCAATCCCGGCATTTATCGTGGATAAGCTGCAGTTTCGAGATTGGGTGAACCGCTGGCTGAACGCAATTCCTTTCGCAGCGTTGGGGGCACTTATTTTTCCGGGTATTCTTAGCGTTAAAGCCGATCAGCCGCACATCGGGTTGATTGGCGGGGCAGTTGCCATTGTTCTGGCATATCTCGGTTTGAATGTAATTCTGGTAGTAATTGGAGCAATTGTAACCGTATTTCTTTTCACATTATAG